A section of the Triticum dicoccoides isolate Atlit2015 ecotype Zavitan chromosome 7A, WEW_v2.0, whole genome shotgun sequence genome encodes:
- the LOC119333744 gene encoding putative cyclin-dependent kinase F-2: MAIMSRAAAAEAAIGAMIDDHAAGSRKRRRIGSTEDYQLTRVLGAGGFGVVVKARHRATGDDVALKFLVRSPDGGKRRHHRAHALHRGLLREACYLAACRGHPSVVGLHGIARDPRSGQCSLVLEHVGPSLAHVLRARRRPFTEEETRRVMRQLLSGAGRMHERGIVHRDIKPGNVLVGGEGAVKICDLGLAVSMASAPPPRGRAGTRWYMAPEMLLGRPDYDELVDAWSLGCVMAELLAGEPLFPGQNVVDQLFRIFRVLGGACVGFTRTPLPLAAAGQMPPTRRGDSVLRALFPEERLSRDGFEVLDGLLTCDPSERLPAAVALQCPWFTDTADVAASTA; encoded by the coding sequence ATGTCGCGAGCTGCCGCAGCGGAAGCCGCCATTGGCGCCATGATCGACGACCACGCCGCTGGCTCCCGCAAGAGACGGCGCATCGGGAGCACCGAGGACTACCAGCTGACGCGCGTGCTCGGGGCGGGCGGCTTCGGCGTCGTCGTCaaggcgcgccaccgcgccaccggAGACGACGTCGCCCTCAAGTTCCTGGTCCGCTCACCCGACGGCGGCAAGAGGAGGCACCACCGTGCACACGCGCTCCACCGCGGCCTGCTGCGCGAGGCGTGCTACCTCGCGGCGTGCCGCGGCCACCCCTCGGTCGTCGGCTTGCACGGCATCGCGCGGGACCCCCGCAGCGGGCAGTGCAGCCTCGTCCTGGAGCACGTCGGCCCGAGCCTCGCCCACGTCCTGCGCGCTCGCCGCCGGCCGTTCACGGAGGAGGAGACGCGCCGCGTCATGCGGCAGCTCCTGAGCGGCGCCGGGAGGATGCACGAGCGCGGCATCGTCCACCGGGACATCAAGCCCGGGAACGTCCTCGTCGGCGGCGAGGGCGCGGTGAAGATATGCGACCTCGGGCTGGCCGTGTCCATggccagcgcgccgccgccgcgcggCCGGGCCGGCACGCGCTGGTACATGGCTCCCGAGATGCTCCTGGGGAGGCCGGACTACGACGAGCTCGTGGACGCCTGGTCGCTCGGCTGCGTCATGGCCGAGCTGCTCGCCGGCGAACCGCTGTTCCCGGGACAAAACGTGGTCGACCAGCTCTTCCGAATCTTCCGCGTGCTCGGCGGCGCGTGTGTAGGATTCACGCGCACGCCGCTCCCGCTCGCCGCCGCGGGGCAGATGCCGCCGACACGCCGAGGCGACAGCGTGCTACGCGCGCTGTTCCCGGAGGAGCGCCTGTCGCGCGACGGATTCGAGGTTTTAGACGGGCTCCTCACATGCGACCCCAGCGAGCGTCTGCCGGCGGCCGTGGCGCTCCAGTGCCCGTGGTTCACTGACACCGCCGACGTCGCTGCCTCTACTGCGTAG
- the LOC119329221 gene encoding adagio-like protein 1 has protein sequence MEWDSESDGGGSAGSGDEMEEEEEEGGEVVLGGGSGSGSEGGGFGGIGGDGVGGMFTFAIEGMLLGAGPYGLVVTDALEPDCPIIYVNRGFEEATGYRAEEVLGRNCRFLQCRGPFAQRRHPLVDDAVVSGIQRCVDNGTQFRGDLLNFRKDGFPLMNRLHVTPIYGDDDIITHYMGIQFFTNANVDLGPVPGSVTREPVRSTRFAPDNFFRPITTGLEQDNFCREYSSLFQLTDEVLCQSILSRLSPRDVASVSSVCRRLYDLTKNEDLWRMVCRNAWGSETTRALETVPAAKRLGWGRLARELTTLEAVAWRKLTVGGAVEPSRCNFSACAVGNRVVLFGGEGVNMQPMNDTFVLDLNASNPEWRHVNVSSAPPGRWGHTLSCLNGSWLVVFGGCGRQGLLNDVFMLDLDAKHPTWREIPGVAPPVPRSWHSSCTLDGNKLVVSGGCADSGVLLSDTFLLDVSMDRPVWREVPASWTPPSRLGHSMSVYDGRKILMFGGLAKSGPLRLRSSDVFTMDLSEEEPCWRCLTGSGMPGAGNPAGAGPPPRLDHVAVSLPGGRVLIFGGSVAGLHSASQLYLLDPTEEKPTWRILNVPGRPPRFAWGHSTCVVGGTKAIVLGGQTGEEWMLTEVHELSLASSNSV, from the exons ATGGAGTGGGACAGCGAGTCCGACGGCGGCGGCAGCGCCGGGAGCGGGGacgagatggaggaggaggaggaggaggggggagaggtGGTGCTTGGCGGGGGGAGCGGGAGCGGGAGCGAGGGCGGGGGATTTGGAGGGATAGGCGGCGACGGGGTCGGCGGGATGTTCACGTTCGCCATCGAGGGGATGCTCCTCGGGGCGGGGCCGTACGGGCTGGTCGTCACGGACGCGCTCGAGCCCGACTGCCCCATCATCTACGTCAACCGCGGCTTCGAGGAGGCCACCGGGTACCGCGCCGAGGAGGTGCTCGGCAGGAACTG CCGGTTTCTGCAATGCAGAGGCCCATTTGCTCAGAGAAGGCACCCCTTGGTTGATGATGCAGTAGTTTCTGGGATTCAGAGATGCGTAGACAACGGTACTCAGTTCCGTGGTGATTTGTTGAATTTCAGAAAAGACGGATTTCCATTGATGAATAGGCTGCATGTGACTCCTATATATGGAGATGATGATATCATCACCCATTATATGGGCATTCAGTTCTTCACCAATGCTAATGTTGATTTGGGACCAGTACCTGGCTCAGTTACAAGGGAACCTGTGAGATCTACACGGTTTGCTCCGGATAACTTTTTCCGGCCCATAACCACCGGACTAGAGCAGGACAACTTCTGCCGGGAGTATTCCAGTCTCTTCCAGCTAACTGATGAAGTACTTTGCCAGAGTATTTTGTCAAGGTTGTCTCCAAGAGATGTCGCATCTGTGAGCTCTGTATGTCGACGGTTGTATGACTTAACAAAAAATGAAGATCTTTGGAGAATGGTTTGCCGTAATGCATGGGGTAGTGAGACTACTCGAGCTCTTGAGACTGTGCCTGCTGCGAAAAGATTGGGCTGGGGTCGGCTGGCCAGAGAACTAACCACCCTGGAAGCTGTTGCATGGAGGAAATTGACAGTTGGAGGTGCAGTGGAGCCATCTCGATGCAACTTCAGTGCTTGTGCTGTAGGGAATCGTGTCGTTCTCTTTGGCGGGGAAGGTGTTAACATGCAACCGATGAATGACACGTTTGTGTTGGATTTGAATGCTAGCAATCCGGAGTGGAGACATGTCAATGTAAGCTCAGCTCCTCCGGGCCGCTGGGGCCATACACTATCTTGCCTAAATGGATCTTGGTTAGTTGTGTTCGGGGGTTGTGGAAGGCAGGGCCTTCTTAATGATGTATTCATGTTGGATTTGGATGCGAAACACCCAACTTGGCGGGAGATCCCTGGTGTTGCACCGCCGGTTCCGCGTTCATGGCACAGCTCCTGCACTTTGGATGGGAATAAGTTGGTGGTTTCTGGTGGCTGTGCAGACTCGGGTGTACTACTCAGTGATACGTTTCTTCTTGATGTGAGCATGGACAGACCTGTATGGAGGGAAGTACCTGCATCTTGGACACCACCTTCTAGATTGGGCCACTCAATGTCTGTGTATGATGGTAGGAAAATTCTGATGTTCGGCGGTCTTGCTAAGAGTGGTCCTCTCCGACTACGATCCAGTGATGTGTTCACAATGGACTTAAGCGAAGAAGAGCCCTGCTGGCGGTGCCTCACTGGGAGTGGAATGCCTGGGGCGGGAAATCCGGCTGGAGCTGGTCCACCTCCTCGTCTTGATCACGTTGCTGTGAGTTTGCCAGGGGGAAGAGTGTTAATATTTGGTGGATCAGTGGCAGGCCTCCACTCGGCGTCACAGCTGTATCTCTTGGATCCGACTGAAGAGAAACCTACGTGGAGGATACTTAATGTTCCCGGGCGACCTCCGCGGTTTGCGTGGGGCCACAGTACCTGTGTCGTTGGAGGTACAAAAGCGATAGTGCTTGGAGGACAAACTGGAGAAGAGTGGATGCTCACTGAAGTACATGAGCTCTCTCTGGCTAGTAGTAACTCTGTTTGA